CATGACAAGAGTGAGCAGTTTACATTTTTCTCAATTTAGAATGGAGACCTGTAGCCCACCGGATCGCTCTGACCTAGTGTCCGAAGATGGGAAGAACATCAAGTCTGTCTTGTGTCAACGTTGCGGATCTAAGGTGTTGACGCCAGGAAGTGCAGTGTTTGCAGAAAAAGAGGTAATGTCTTTACTTGCTTCCCTGTCTTCATGTCCACTCTCTGCATTTTCCTTCAGGGATTTCCACCTCTGGTCAGCCTCCTCTACCTTAACCACTCTCGATCATCCTCCTAACTCACACCAATCTTTTTCATGTCCCACATCCATAAACCTCAGTGGttgtcttcatctttttcttttgcctGGTACTTTCTTTTCTTACACTGCAGCTTTTTTCTTTGTATAGAAATGTATTTCCACCAACAgaactatactatactataaccTGTGTCTTACCCTTTAGTTTTACAAAATTTTTAGCTGAACTCGTGCGGTTTTGTACTACATACTTTTTTCAATGTCTTTGATATTgcttcctccaccatccatcgtAGGTACTTGTTCACTCCATCAATCCTCTTTCTGCCAACAGCTGGTTCTACCCTGCATGCGGAAGAAAAAGGGTGTCCAAAGCGCAGAGGGCTCAGTGGACAGCGACACGTTGACTGCCCACTGGTTAGTCGAGGACATGTTCACCTTTGAGAATGTTGGCTTCACCAAAGGTGTCGGGAATATCAAGTATCTCATCTGTGCGGATTGTGAGATCGGACCAATTGGCTGGCACTGTTTAGATGATAAAAATAGCTATTATGTCTCTTTGGAACGGGTTGATCATGCCTAGTGAATCCATCCGGACTTGTTGTGATTTTTGGTGGACTTACTTCGAGGGTGGACTTGAGTCTCAAACTGAGGCACCTTAGGACACGTGTGGGCACGTGTGTTTGTGAGCCGTCTTTCTATCAACTAACTTGGTTATGTTTTGGTTATAACTGCCACAATTCTGTCATTGACTGCGTTGTACAATGTCTTCATGTTCTTTTATAAAAATCCAGAAAATGGTGTATTTGTCTAGTCATTGTCTTCAGATTCTCTATATGCAAATAACGGGAAAGAAATAATAGATATTTGACTTTAATTAATTCCAAACACAAATGGAATGACAATAGATTTGAACTAAGGTTTGTGTCATGCTACGTATTGGGGGGATTTACCGCACTGTAGGGAACATTGAACTGATCAAATGCTTTTATAACTCAGTTGTAATTAAAACCGTGCATCGCCAagatgaatcagaatcaaatttattgccatggtcagtggggatcccaccaccTAGGAAAGTGcctcggaataaagtgctgtcaacaaaatgacaacatgaaataatagaaacaaaggctgttcacgaattcaacagtctgacggccgaggggaagaagctgttcctgtgacgggagattctggtctggatcgaccgcagcctcctgcaaGAGGGAAGAGGAATAAACAGTCCAGCGACCACCAGATCCCtcttcaggaaggcccagcagagaatgtttttcctgaggcagctatgaaaactacgactgccgacgaagttgctggtggagttctacacggccatcatccagtccatcctcacctcctccatcaccatctGGTACACCAgcgcgttctgctgagaaggtgatcggttgcagcctgccacctcttcaggacctgtatgtctccaggacccagagacgtgcaggtgggatcagagccgacccttctcatcctgagAGACTCACTGCATCGTGGAGTGGAGAACCTCAACATTTGAATCATTTAAGTCAGTCAGAAAAGTCACATTGTGA
Above is a window of Synchiropus splendidus isolate RoL2022-P1 chromosome 6, RoL_Sspl_1.0, whole genome shotgun sequence DNA encoding:
- the rabif gene encoding guanine nucleotide exchange factor MSS4; the encoded protein is METCSPPDRSDLVSEDGKNIKSVLCQRCGSKVLTPGSAVFAEKELVLPCMRKKKGVQSAEGSVDSDTLTAHWLVEDMFTFENVGFTKGVGNIKYLICADCEIGPIGWHCLDDKNSYYVSLERVDHA